A stretch of the Luteimonas sp. JM171 genome encodes the following:
- a CDS encoding TetR family transcriptional regulator — protein sequence MSSTRFSTKERILGAAEELFALQGFGGTSLRQVTSRADVNIAAVNYHFGSKENLVNEVFRRRMDEMSAQRLDMLRQARADKPGELEPILAAFVEPALALAGDRSGGGAFIRVIARAYAEKNDGLRAFLSERYGHVQREFARALAECLPQLSKEELYWRLDFLGGALTYAMADFGLIKRPAGVGELEHRRRAASELIRFAAAGFKS from the coding sequence ATGTCCTCCACACGGTTTTCCACCAAGGAACGCATCCTCGGCGCGGCCGAGGAGCTGTTCGCCCTGCAGGGCTTCGGCGGCACTTCGCTGCGCCAGGTGACCTCGCGCGCCGACGTCAACATCGCGGCGGTCAACTACCACTTCGGCAGCAAGGAAAACCTCGTCAACGAGGTGTTTCGGCGTCGCATGGATGAGATGAGCGCGCAGCGGCTGGACATGCTGCGGCAGGCGCGCGCCGACAAGCCCGGGGAGCTGGAGCCGATCCTGGCCGCATTCGTCGAACCGGCCTTGGCGCTGGCAGGGGACCGCAGCGGCGGCGGTGCCTTCATCCGGGTGATTGCCCGGGCCTACGCGGAAAAAAACGACGGGCTGCGCGCGTTCCTTTCCGAGCGCTACGGCCACGTGCAGCGCGAGTTTGCCCGCGCACTCGCCGAATGCCTGCCGCAACTGAGCAAGGAAGAGCTGTACTGGCGGCTGGATTTCCTCGGCGGCGCGCTGACCTATGCCATGGCCGACTTCGGCCTGATCAAGCGGCCCGCGGGCGTGGGCGAATTGGAGCACCGGCGGCGCGCCGCCAGCGAGCTGATCCGCTTCGCCGCGGCGGGTTTCAAGAGCTGA
- the ndk gene encoding nucleoside-diphosphate kinase codes for MALERTLSIIKPDAVAKNVIGEIYSRFEKAGLKIAAAKMKHLTREEAEGFYAVHRERPFFGALVEFMISGPVMIQVLEGENAIAKNRELMGATNPKEAAPGTIRADFADSIDANAVHGSDAPETAAQEIKYFFGESDVYAR; via the coding sequence ATGGCGCTGGAGCGCACCCTGTCCATCATCAAGCCCGATGCCGTCGCCAAGAACGTCATCGGCGAGATCTACTCGCGTTTTGAGAAGGCCGGCCTGAAGATCGCCGCCGCCAAGATGAAGCACCTCACCCGTGAAGAGGCCGAAGGCTTCTACGCCGTACACCGCGAGCGCCCGTTCTTCGGCGCGCTGGTGGAGTTCATGATCAGCGGCCCGGTGATGATCCAGGTGCTGGAAGGCGAGAACGCCATCGCAAAGAACCGCGAGCTGATGGGTGCCACCAACCCGAAGGAAGCAGCGCCCGGCACCATCCGCGCCGACTTCGCCGATTCCATCGACGCCAACGCCGTGCACGGCTCGGACGCGCCGGAAACGGCCGCCCAGGAGATCAAGTACTTCTTCGGCGAGTCCGACGTTTACGCCCGCTGA
- the rlmN gene encoding 23S rRNA (adenine(2503)-C(2))-methyltransferase RlmN yields MTEAAAKQNLLDLDREALERFFVEELGEKRFRAHQVMKWIHHHHVTDFEQMTDLGKALRAKLHGRAEVVVPKIQFEKPSADGTHKWLLAMDGKNAVEAVYIPDKGRGTLCVSSQVGCALNCTFCSTGTQGFNRNLSTAEIIGQVWVAAKHLGNVPHKQRRLTNVVMMGMGEPLMNFDNVVRAMSIMRDDLGYGLANKRVTLSTAGLVPMIDRLGQESDVSLAVSLHAPNDELRTQLVPLNKKYPIAELMEACVRYAQRRKGESVTFEYTLMKGVNDQPEHARELIQLMHQFDNRLQMKDAAKVNLIPFNPFPGTLYQRPDDTSVRRFQKLLNEAGRIAPVRRPRGDDIDAACGQLKGQVMDRTRRQAEFRKRLEELDARA; encoded by the coding sequence GTGACCGAAGCCGCTGCCAAGCAGAACCTCCTTGACCTGGACCGCGAGGCCCTGGAGCGCTTCTTCGTGGAAGAGCTTGGGGAAAAGCGCTTCCGCGCGCACCAGGTGATGAAGTGGATCCACCACCACCACGTCACCGACTTCGAGCAGATGACGGACCTGGGCAAGGCTCTGCGCGCCAAGCTGCACGGGCGCGCCGAGGTGGTGGTGCCGAAGATCCAGTTCGAAAAGCCCTCCGCCGACGGCACCCACAAGTGGCTGCTGGCGATGGACGGCAAGAACGCGGTCGAGGCGGTCTACATCCCCGACAAGGGTCGCGGCACCCTGTGCGTGTCCTCGCAGGTGGGCTGCGCCCTCAACTGCACCTTCTGCTCCACCGGCACCCAGGGCTTCAACCGCAACCTGTCCACCGCCGAGATCATCGGCCAGGTATGGGTGGCGGCCAAACACCTGGGCAACGTGCCCCACAAGCAGCGCAGGCTCACCAACGTGGTGATGATGGGCATGGGCGAGCCGCTCATGAACTTCGACAACGTGGTGCGCGCGATGAGCATCATGCGCGACGACCTCGGCTATGGCCTGGCCAACAAGCGCGTGACCCTGTCCACGGCCGGCCTCGTGCCGATGATCGACCGCCTGGGGCAGGAGAGCGATGTCTCGCTGGCGGTCTCGCTGCACGCGCCCAACGACGAGCTGCGCACGCAGCTGGTTCCGCTGAACAAGAAGTACCCCATCGCCGAGCTCATGGAGGCCTGCGTGCGCTACGCCCAGCGCCGCAAGGGCGAGTCGGTGACCTTCGAATATACCCTGATGAAGGGCGTGAACGACCAGCCCGAGCACGCCCGCGAGCTGATCCAGCTGATGCACCAGTTCGACAACCGGCTGCAGATGAAGGACGCCGCCAAGGTCAACCTCATTCCGTTCAACCCGTTCCCGGGCACGCTTTACCAGCGCCCGGACGATACGTCGGTGCGGCGCTTCCAGAAGCTGCTCAACGAAGCCGGGCGCATCGCCCCGGTACGGCGTCCGCGCGGGGACGACATCGACGCCGCCTGCGGGCAGCTCAAGGGCCAGGTCATGGACCGCACCCGCCGCCAGGCCGAGTTCCGCAAGCGGCTGGAGGAGTTGGATGCGCGCGCGTGA
- the pilW gene encoding type IV pilus biogenesis/stability protein PilW — translation MRARDALLMAVVLAFTATACSRLSFVKPSAERGRYHQVAPDYTYSDTRESRTRAQVRAHVAESGRALDAGELEQALREAQAAVKLDDTAADALGMLALVQMVRGESAEAGRHYAAAARHAPNDGAVQNNYGAWLCREGRAAESMEYFERALAAPGYRGAADALANAGACAEAAGRGDRTEDYLRAALRLDPENSVALSAMAEYQYRSGRYLEARAFSQRRLAAAPPSADVLLLASQIEEKMGDMAAAERYRQRLGREFPQALQQNPGG, via the coding sequence ATGCGCGCGCGTGATGCGCTGTTGATGGCAGTTGTCCTGGCCTTCACGGCCACCGCGTGCTCGCGCCTCTCCTTCGTCAAGCCCAGCGCCGAACGCGGCCGGTACCACCAGGTCGCACCCGATTACACCTATTCCGATACGCGCGAGAGCCGCACGCGCGCGCAGGTGCGCGCCCACGTGGCGGAGTCCGGGCGTGCATTGGACGCGGGCGAGCTGGAACAGGCCCTGCGCGAAGCGCAGGCCGCCGTGAAGCTGGACGACACCGCCGCCGACGCGCTGGGCATGCTGGCCCTGGTGCAGATGGTGCGGGGCGAGTCCGCCGAGGCCGGCCGCCATTACGCCGCCGCGGCCCGCCACGCACCCAACGATGGGGCAGTGCAGAACAACTACGGGGCCTGGCTGTGCCGGGAGGGGCGGGCCGCCGAATCGATGGAGTATTTCGAGCGCGCGCTGGCGGCGCCCGGTTACCGCGGAGCCGCCGATGCGCTGGCCAACGCGGGTGCGTGCGCCGAGGCCGCCGGCCGCGGCGACCGGACCGAAGATTACCTGCGCGCCGCGCTGCGGCTTGATCCTGAAAACAGCGTGGCGTTGTCAGCGATGGCCGAATACCAGTACCGTAGCGGCCGCTACCTTGAGGCGCGCGCTTTCTCTCAGCGCAGGTTGGCGGCTGCACCGCCCAGCGCCGATGTTCTACTGCTTGCATCACAGATCGAAGAGAAAATGGGCGACATGGCCGCCGCCGAGCGTTACCGTCAACGGCTGGGAAGGGAGTTTCCCCAAGCGTTGCAGCAGAATCCCGGGGGATAG
- a CDS encoding helix-turn-helix domain-containing protein, giving the protein MSSAANAGGPEQGTGFRLRQAREAAGLAVSEVAAAMRVPARVVESLEAEDWSRLGAPVFVRGHLRSYARAVGLPPDAFQTEGELPPVAPPALEPRTFTPRYRLIAEQAARRMVYVVITATLAVPVWMVTRGHLDGTPAEVASLDIATGAGEAADAQAREQQRPFVASMTPLQSRQSRRQQAAPQAAASDDDEPALSLRFRQDSWVEISAHDGSLLEQALIRAGEERSYEAGQVGQVVLGNAGAVQVSRFGDIQDIGRFQRANVARFTVSSDGSLAPAGD; this is encoded by the coding sequence ATGTCATCCGCAGCGAACGCAGGCGGGCCCGAACAGGGGACCGGGTTCCGCCTCCGCCAGGCCCGCGAGGCCGCAGGACTGGCTGTTTCCGAAGTCGCCGCGGCCATGCGCGTGCCCGCGCGCGTGGTCGAGTCGCTGGAGGCCGAAGACTGGAGCCGGCTGGGCGCCCCGGTGTTCGTCCGCGGCCACCTGCGCAGCTATGCGCGGGCCGTCGGCCTGCCGCCCGATGCGTTCCAGACCGAGGGTGAACTGCCGCCGGTGGCGCCGCCGGCGCTCGAGCCGCGCACGTTCACCCCACGCTATCGCCTGATCGCCGAGCAGGCTGCGCGCAGGATGGTCTACGTGGTGATCACCGCCACCCTCGCGGTCCCGGTCTGGATGGTCACCCGCGGCCATCTTGATGGAACGCCTGCGGAAGTCGCATCGCTGGACATCGCCACCGGCGCCGGCGAGGCGGCGGACGCACAGGCGCGCGAGCAACAGCGCCCGTTCGTGGCCTCGATGACGCCGCTGCAGTCGCGGCAGTCGCGCCGCCAGCAGGCGGCGCCCCAGGCCGCGGCCAGCGACGATGACGAGCCCGCGCTGTCGCTCCGATTCAGACAGGACAGCTGGGTCGAGATCAGCGCCCACGATGGTTCGCTGCTCGAACAGGCCCTGATCCGGGCAGGCGAGGAACGCAGCTACGAGGCCGGGCAGGTGGGGCAGGTGGTGCTTGGCAACGCCGGCGCGGTCCAGGTCAGCCGGTTCGGCGACATTCAGGACATCGGGCGCTTCCAGCGGGCGAACGTTGCCCGGTTTACGGTATCCTCCGACGGTTCGCTCGCCCCGGCCGGCGACTGA
- a CDS encoding tetratricopeptide repeat protein: protein MAIDDIYDEHEQGERVRAWLRQNALGLLGGIGLGLALIFGWQYWQKHLGNKQVEAGNRFQAVVNAAGAGDLEQAQAAARALSGDTYPVLAALAIAKAQLEAGDPAAAIETLRSAPASDPALEPVRRHRLALLLIDAGEAGQAVELLAGSEDPFALESLGDAHAVLGDRDAAAQAYGLALERMDEEAPQRRLLELKLIDAGGEPAQSGTI from the coding sequence ATGGCGATCGACGACATCTACGACGAGCACGAACAGGGCGAACGCGTCCGCGCATGGCTGCGCCAGAACGCGCTGGGACTGCTCGGCGGCATCGGGCTCGGGCTGGCCCTGATCTTTGGCTGGCAGTACTGGCAGAAACACCTGGGCAACAAGCAGGTCGAGGCCGGCAACCGCTTCCAGGCCGTGGTCAACGCGGCCGGCGCGGGTGACCTGGAGCAGGCGCAGGCCGCCGCGCGGGCCCTGTCCGGCGATACCTATCCGGTGCTGGCGGCGCTGGCCATCGCCAAGGCCCAGCTGGAGGCCGGGGATCCGGCCGCAGCGATTGAAACCCTGCGCAGCGCCCCCGCCTCGGATCCGGCGCTGGAGCCCGTGCGCCGCCACCGGCTGGCGCTGCTGCTGATCGACGCCGGCGAAGCCGGCCAGGCGGTCGAGCTGCTTGCGGGCAGCGAGGATCCGTTCGCGCTCGAATCCCTGGGTGATGCGCACGCCGTGCTGGGTGATCGCGACGCCGCCGCCCAGGCTTACGGTTTGGCGCTCGAGCGCATGGACGAAGAGGCGCCGCAGCGGCGCCTGCTGGAACTCAAACTCATTGACGCCGGCGGCGAGCCGGCGCAGTCCGGGACCATTTGA
- the bamB gene encoding outer membrane protein assembly factor BamB: protein MKPANSTPSTLSRRNAVLRGALVLACAVALAGCGTVRGWFGGGDDEPDSSEPMPLQEITPSVEVSRIWNAGVGKGERRIGARQGPAVANGRVYAAGVTHGVRALDLQTGSLVWQYESELELAGSPGVGEGLVVVGGLEGDLVALDADTGAERWTAKLGNEVLAAPAIGQGVVVVRANDGRVTAYDAANGEQRWFWVQEMPTLTVRGSDAPTLGPGVVFIGNDDGSVQALSLADGQPLWEQQVGYPDGRTELERMSDIDGSPVLDDVILFASSYRGQTMAIEGPSGRPLWASEAGGPGRLGVASDRLVIADRTGTVRALHKQTGSILWEQDALARRNLSSAAIHGEYAALGDFEGWVHWLDLDDGGIAARARAAGRDAIKGTPVVADGVLVVQTVGGDISAFRLQQ from the coding sequence ATGAAGCCTGCCAACTCAACGCCTTCGACCCTCTCGCGCAGGAACGCCGTGCTGCGTGGCGCGCTGGTGCTTGCCTGTGCGGTGGCCTTGGCTGGTTGCGGCACCGTCCGCGGCTGGTTCGGCGGCGGGGACGACGAACCCGACAGCAGCGAGCCGATGCCGCTGCAGGAGATCACGCCCAGCGTGGAGGTCTCCCGCATCTGGAATGCCGGCGTCGGCAAGGGCGAGCGCCGCATTGGCGCCCGCCAGGGTCCTGCGGTGGCCAACGGCCGCGTGTACGCCGCGGGCGTCACCCACGGCGTGCGCGCGCTGGATCTGCAGACCGGCAGCCTGGTCTGGCAGTACGAATCTGAGCTCGAGCTGGCCGGCTCGCCGGGCGTGGGCGAGGGCCTGGTGGTCGTCGGCGGCCTGGAGGGTGATCTTGTTGCCCTTGACGCCGACACCGGCGCCGAACGCTGGACGGCCAAGCTGGGCAATGAAGTGCTGGCCGCGCCGGCAATCGGCCAGGGCGTGGTGGTGGTGCGCGCCAATGACGGCCGCGTGACCGCCTATGACGCGGCAAACGGCGAGCAGCGCTGGTTCTGGGTGCAGGAGATGCCGACCCTGACCGTGCGCGGCAGCGATGCGCCCACCCTCGGGCCCGGCGTGGTGTTCATCGGCAACGACGACGGTTCCGTGCAGGCGCTGTCGCTGGCGGACGGCCAGCCGCTGTGGGAGCAGCAGGTCGGCTATCCCGACGGGCGCACCGAGCTCGAGCGCATGTCCGACATCGACGGCAGCCCGGTGCTGGACGACGTCATCCTGTTTGCCAGCAGCTACCGGGGCCAGACCATGGCGATCGAGGGGCCAAGCGGGCGTCCGCTGTGGGCATCTGAGGCCGGCGGCCCGGGCCGGCTCGGCGTGGCCAGCGACCGCCTGGTCATTGCCGATCGCACCGGCACCGTGCGGGCGTTGCACAAGCAGACCGGCTCCATCCTGTGGGAACAGGACGCGCTGGCGCGGCGCAACCTGAGCTCGGCGGCGATCCATGGCGAGTACGCCGCACTGGGCGACTTCGAAGGCTGGGTGCACTGGCTGGACCTGGACGACGGCGGGATCGCCGCGCGCGCACGCGCGGCCGGTCGCGACGCGATCAAGGGGACGCCGGTGGTGGCCGACGGCGTGCTGGTGGTGCAGACGGTGGGCGGCGACATCAGCGCCTTCCGGCTGCAGCAGTAA
- the der gene encoding ribosome biogenesis GTPase Der → MLPVVALTGRPNVGKSTLFNVLTRSRDALVHDEPGVTRDRNYGICRLDPERPFMLVDTGGIAGDEEGLAGATARQARAAAAEADLVLFVVDGREGPSGLDDELMQWLRKSGRPVMLVVNKTDGLDSRASLADFSRYGFKDSFAVSAAHRQGIDALLARILAQLPEAGEGEDLDDDPERIRLAFIGRPNVGKSTLVNRLLGEERMIASDVPGTTRDSIAVDMEREGRKYRLVDTAGIRRKSRVEEAVEKFSIIKTLQAIEQCQVAVVMLDASEGVTDQDASVLGAVLDAGRALVIAVNKWDGLDSYQRDQTQALLERKLAFVPWAESVRISALHGSGLRELFRAIHRAHDSATIVLGTAEVNRTLEIAVEANPPPVSRGSTPKLRFAHPSGTNPPTFVVHGNRLRTLPDSYRRYLENFFRKRFKLVGTPVRFVFKEGENPFKGRRNVLTDRQVERRKRLLRHARRKG, encoded by the coding sequence ATGCTTCCCGTCGTTGCCCTGACAGGTCGCCCCAACGTCGGCAAATCGACGCTGTTCAACGTGCTCACTCGCAGCCGTGACGCGCTGGTGCACGACGAGCCGGGGGTGACCCGCGACCGCAACTACGGCATTTGCCGGCTGGACCCGGAGCGGCCCTTCATGCTGGTCGACACCGGCGGCATCGCCGGGGACGAAGAAGGCCTGGCCGGCGCCACCGCGCGCCAGGCACGGGCGGCGGCAGCGGAGGCGGACCTGGTCCTGTTCGTGGTGGACGGCCGCGAGGGCCCCTCGGGCCTGGACGACGAGCTCATGCAGTGGCTGCGCAAGAGCGGCCGGCCGGTGATGCTGGTGGTCAACAAGACCGACGGCCTGGATTCGCGCGCGTCACTCGCGGACTTCTCCCGCTACGGCTTCAAGGACAGCTTCGCCGTCTCCGCCGCCCATCGCCAGGGCATTGACGCGCTGCTGGCGCGGATCCTGGCGCAGCTGCCGGAAGCAGGCGAGGGCGAGGACCTGGATGACGACCCCGAGCGCATCCGCCTGGCCTTCATTGGCCGGCCCAACGTGGGCAAGTCCACGCTGGTGAACCGGCTCCTGGGCGAGGAGCGCATGATTGCTTCCGACGTTCCCGGGACCACCCGCGATTCCATCGCCGTGGACATGGAGCGCGAAGGCCGCAAGTACCGCCTGGTGGATACGGCCGGCATCCGGCGCAAGTCGCGGGTGGAAGAAGCGGTCGAGAAGTTCTCGATCATCAAGACCCTGCAGGCGATCGAACAGTGCCAGGTGGCGGTGGTCATGCTCGATGCCAGCGAAGGCGTCACCGACCAGGACGCCAGCGTGCTGGGCGCCGTGCTCGACGCCGGGCGGGCGCTGGTGATCGCGGTCAACAAATGGGACGGGCTGGACAGCTACCAGCGCGACCAGACCCAGGCGCTGCTGGAGCGCAAGCTTGCGTTCGTGCCCTGGGCCGAATCCGTGCGCATCAGCGCACTGCACGGATCCGGGCTGCGCGAGCTGTTCCGCGCCATCCACCGCGCCCACGACTCGGCCACCATCGTCCTGGGCACGGCGGAGGTGAACCGGACGCTGGAAATCGCGGTGGAAGCCAATCCGCCGCCTGTCTCGCGCGGCAGCACGCCCAAGCTGCGCTTCGCCCATCCGTCGGGCACCAATCCGCCCACCTTCGTGGTCCACGGCAACCGCCTGCGCACGCTGCCCGACAGTTACCGCCGCTATCTCGAGAATTTCTTCCGCAAGCGGTTCAAGCTCGTCGGCACGCCGGTGCGCTTCGTGTTCAAGGAAGGCGAGAACCCGTTCAAGGGCCGCCGCAACGTCCTCACCGACCGCCAGGTGGAGCGCAGGAAGCGGCTGCTGCGCCACGCCCGGCGCAAGGGCTGA
- a CDS encoding molybdenum cofactor guanylyltransferase: MAGTTLGILAGGRGTRLGGVDKAWLRREGVSQVERLVDRLSRGADEVLVSANRNLERYAAVGLATVSDHHPDLGPLGGLDALARACSGEWLLTAPVDLFNVNDCLLRRLVARGGHGAYAVDADGPQPLVALWHVETLRPALAAAIGSRDLAVHRLQQRLGMVPLRLEGVRFGNLNTREDLAQVGMKHPDD, from the coding sequence ATGGCGGGCACGACGCTCGGCATCCTGGCCGGCGGCCGCGGCACGCGCCTGGGCGGCGTGGACAAGGCCTGGCTCCGGCGCGAAGGCGTGTCTCAGGTCGAACGCCTGGTGGACCGGCTCTCGCGCGGCGCCGACGAAGTGCTGGTCAGCGCCAACCGCAACCTGGAACGCTATGCCGCGGTGGGCCTGGCCACCGTGTCCGACCACCATCCGGACCTCGGGCCCCTGGGCGGTCTCGACGCGCTTGCGCGCGCCTGCAGCGGCGAATGGCTGCTCACGGCCCCGGTGGACCTGTTCAACGTCAACGACTGCCTGCTGCGTCGGCTGGTGGCCCGGGGCGGGCACGGCGCCTATGCGGTGGATGCCGATGGCCCGCAGCCGCTGGTGGCGCTGTGGCACGTCGAGACGCTCCGCCCGGCGCTGGCTGCCGCGATTGGTTCGCGGGACCTGGCGGTGCATCGCCTGCAACAACGCCTGGGCATGGTGCCGCTGCGCCTGGAAGGGGTACGCTTCGGCAACCTCAATACCCGCGAGGACCTGGCCCAAGTGGGCATGAAGCACCCGGATGACTGA
- the glp gene encoding gephyrin-like molybdotransferase Glp has translation MTEFPTRISYAEAAAIIASTAAARRLPVERCALQRAHGRILATDLTATIAQPPFDNSAMDGFALRHADLAAEGETVLALAGEQFAGTADQPAIGPGQCVRITTGAPMPPGADTVVMKENTRVDGNRVHVLGPTTRGRHVRLAGEDTAPGERLLQAGDVLTPSRIALCAMQGLAELDVRRPPTVAVFSTGDELVEPGMSLGPGQIYNSNRELLMGLLRAEGLEPVAWPTLADDPAHVESSLRHAGNAFDLVITCGGVSAGEKDYLPELMQTQGRVLFWKSRLKPGMPVLFAEGGGLGEALFLCLPGNPVSVLATWLALGRPLVDALQARPPRPKLFARLATAWSKRHERLEFLRGRLVHGEDGVLSVEPNPADGSNRMHAAADSDALLVLEEGPREYAAGTAVEVISY, from the coding sequence ATGACTGAATTCCCCACCCGCATCTCCTACGCCGAGGCGGCGGCGATCATCGCCTCCACCGCCGCGGCCCGGCGCCTTCCGGTTGAACGCTGCGCGCTCCAGCGCGCCCACGGACGGATCCTGGCCACCGACCTCACCGCCACCATCGCCCAGCCGCCGTTCGACAATTCGGCCATGGATGGATTCGCGCTGCGACACGCTGATCTCGCCGCCGAAGGGGAGACGGTGCTGGCCCTGGCCGGCGAGCAGTTCGCCGGCACCGCCGACCAGCCTGCGATCGGGCCCGGCCAGTGCGTGCGCATTACCACCGGCGCGCCCATGCCACCCGGCGCCGACACCGTGGTGATGAAGGAAAACACCCGCGTGGACGGCAACCGCGTGCACGTGCTCGGCCCCACCACCCGCGGCCGCCATGTGCGCCTGGCCGGGGAAGACACCGCACCGGGTGAACGGTTGCTGCAGGCCGGTGATGTGCTGACCCCTTCGCGCATCGCGCTGTGCGCGATGCAGGGCCTGGCGGAGCTGGACGTGCGCCGCCCGCCCACCGTCGCCGTGTTCTCCACCGGCGACGAGCTCGTGGAACCCGGAATGTCGCTGGGCCCAGGGCAGATCTACAACTCCAACCGCGAACTGCTGATGGGCCTGCTGCGCGCCGAGGGCCTGGAGCCGGTGGCATGGCCCACCCTGGCCGACGACCCCGCGCACGTGGAGTCATCGCTGCGCCATGCGGGCAATGCCTTCGATCTGGTGATCACCTGCGGCGGCGTGTCGGCCGGCGAAAAGGACTACCTGCCCGAACTGATGCAGACGCAGGGCAGGGTGTTGTTCTGGAAATCCCGGCTCAAGCCGGGCATGCCCGTGCTGTTCGCCGAAGGCGGGGGGCTGGGCGAAGCCCTGTTCCTGTGTCTGCCGGGCAACCCGGTGTCGGTACTGGCCACGTGGCTCGCGCTGGGCCGGCCCCTGGTGGACGCCCTGCAGGCCCGCCCGCCGCGGCCGAAGCTGTTCGCCCGCCTGGCCACCGCCTGGAGCAAGCGCCACGAACGGCTGGAATTCCTGCGCGGGCGGCTGGTCCACGGCGAGGACGGCGTATTGTCCGTGGAACCCAACCCCGCCGACGGCTCCAACCGCATGCATGCCGCCGCCGATTCAGACGCGCTGCTGGTGCTGGAAGAGGGCCCGCGCGAGTACGCCGCGGGCACCGCGGTCGAGGTCATCTCTTACTGA
- the moeB gene encoding molybdopterin-synthase adenylyltransferase MoeB — MAIKEISPHEALLRAGQGARLIDVREDHERAAGMAEGAVGVRKAALESAPGEHIPAPGEEVILICRSGRRSAEAGEALARLGYANVASVAGGTERWQLENLPMSAPDAGFDLDFHERYSRHMLLPEIGLEGQQRLQASRVLLLGAGGLGSPAAWYLAAAGIGTLRIADPDVVDRSNLHRQILHTEASIGTPKVQSASERLTALNPRTRIDAVQELVTSDNVERLLADVDVVIDGADNFAIRYLLNDACVKLRKPLVYGAVHRFEGQVSVFDAGRHRGTHPCYRCLFPEPPPPEAAPNCSEAGVLGILPGVVGLLEATEAIKLLLGLGEPLRGRLLHFDAMGMRFRETRLGPDPDCPLCAPGREFPGYIDYVKFCAGTAA, encoded by the coding sequence ATGGCAATCAAGGAAATCTCCCCCCACGAAGCGCTGCTGCGCGCAGGGCAGGGCGCGCGCCTGATCGATGTGCGCGAGGACCACGAACGCGCCGCCGGCATGGCCGAGGGCGCGGTGGGCGTCCGCAAGGCCGCGCTGGAGTCCGCGCCCGGCGAGCACATCCCGGCGCCTGGCGAAGAGGTGATCCTCATCTGCCGCTCTGGCCGCCGCTCCGCCGAGGCCGGCGAGGCGCTGGCCCGGCTGGGGTACGCCAACGTCGCTTCCGTGGCCGGCGGCACCGAGCGCTGGCAGCTGGAAAACCTGCCCATGTCGGCCCCGGACGCCGGGTTCGATCTTGACTTCCACGAGCGCTACTCGCGGCACATGCTGCTGCCGGAAATCGGCCTTGAGGGCCAGCAGCGCCTGCAGGCCTCGCGGGTGCTGCTGCTGGGCGCCGGCGGCCTGGGCTCGCCGGCGGCCTGGTACCTGGCCGCGGCCGGGATTGGCACCCTGCGCATCGCCGACCCGGACGTGGTGGACCGAAGCAACCTGCACCGGCAGATCCTGCACACCGAAGCATCCATCGGCACGCCCAAGGTCCAGTCGGCCAGCGAGCGCCTGACCGCCCTCAACCCCCGCACCCGCATCGACGCGGTGCAGGAGCTGGTCACCAGCGACAACGTGGAACGGCTGCTGGCGGACGTGGACGTGGTGATCGACGGCGCTGACAACTTCGCCATCCGCTACCTGCTCAACGACGCCTGCGTGAAGCTGCGCAAGCCGCTGGTCTACGGCGCCGTGCACCGCTTCGAGGGCCAGGTGAGCGTGTTCGACGCCGGCCGCCACCGCGGCACGCATCCGTGCTATCGCTGCCTGTTCCCCGAGCCGCCGCCGCCCGAGGCCGCGCCGAACTGCTCGGAAGCGGGCGTGCTGGGCATCCTCCCCGGCGTGGTCGGCCTGCTCGAGGCCACCGAGGCGATCAAGCTGCTGCTGGGGCTGGGCGAGCCGCTGCGCGGGCGCCTGCTGCACTTCGACGCCATGGGCATGCGCTTCCGCGAGACCCGGCTGGGGCCGGACCCGGATTGCCCGCTGTGCGCGCCGGGCCGCGAATTCCCCGGCTACATCGATTACGTCAAGTTCTGCGCCGGGACGGCCGCGTAG
- a CDS encoding DUF1244 domain-containing protein — MKDTQRDPTTTEIEAAVFRRLRGHLMQERPDVQNIDLMILAGFCRNCLADWYREAAQDRGIEMDRDAAREAVYGMPFNDWKASHQKPATPEQLQAFDEAQRRHGKR, encoded by the coding sequence ATGAAAGACACCCAGCGCGACCCCACCACCACCGAGATCGAAGCCGCCGTCTTCCGCCGCCTGCGCGGGCACCTGATGCAGGAGCGCCCGGACGTTCAGAACATCGACCTGATGATCCTGGCGGGCTTCTGCCGCAACTGCCTGGCCGACTGGTACCGCGAGGCCGCGCAGGACCGCGGGATCGAGATGGACCGCGACGCCGCGCGCGAAGCCGTCTACGGCATGCCTTTCAACGACTGGAAGGCCAGCCACCAGAAGCCGGCCACGCCGGAGCAGCTGCAGGCCTTCGACGAGGCGCAGCGCAGGCACGGCAAGCGCTGA